Part of the Anguilla rostrata isolate EN2019 chromosome 10, ASM1855537v3, whole genome shotgun sequence genome, CTCCAGTTACAATCCAGTAAAGAGCCTGTGAAGTGCTTACTCCTCCTTGATTTTCATTAGTGACTGAGGACATCTTGTGGCATGTTTTAGAATTACATGTAGTGACTGAGCGACTATGGATGCTCACAAAACCTTACCAATCGAATACTTAAATGGtgaatactgtacattataaatattcatccaaacagatctttttttttatcagaagaAAGTCACtctcaaagcaaaacacaaaaaaaaaaacaaaaaaacaaaaaaacaaatcaaaacaagcaaaaaaaaacatgttacattGCGGTACCCTTTATTTCAGTATAGCAATTGCAACGCTCATGTTCCACATTCTTCTTAGTTGTTCATCATGGCCTGTAGAAGAAAGCACATGCACGTAACCATTTGTTAATACCCCAGATCTGCCTTCATTTGGAGAGaatgtgtttaatgtttgttttgcaccCAGAGATTCCACCCCAgctgccccctcctccacctcaggCTCGCCGTCCCACCGGCCCCAGAGCCCTCCCTTCCCCTGGTCCCAGAGCCCTCCATTCCCCTGGCCCCAGGCTCTCTGTTCCCCTGGCCCCAGACTCTCCGTTCCCCTGACCCCAGGCCCTCAGGTCCCCTGGCTCCAGGCTCTCCCTTCCCCAGGCCCCAAGCCCTCCATTCCCCTGACCCCAGACTCTCCATTCCCCTGACCCAAGCCTCCCTTCCCTGCCAGAGCCCTCCATTCCCCTGACCCAGACTCTCATTCCCCTGACCCCAAGCCCTCCATTCCCCTGACCCCAAGCCCTCCATTCCCCTGACCCCAGAGCCCTCCATTCCCCTGGCCCCAGGCTCTCCCTTCCCCTGGCCCCAGAGCCCTCCCTTCCCCTGGCCCCAGGCTCTCCTTCCCCTGGCCCAGGCTCTCTGTTCCCCTGGCCCCAGAGCCCTCCCTTCCCCTGACCCCAGGCCCTCCCTTCCCCTGGCCCCAGAGCCCTCCATTCCCCTGGCCCCAGGCTCTCCGTTCCCCTGGCCCCAGAGCCCTCCATTCCCCTGGCCCCAGGCTCTCTGTTCCCCTGACCCCAGAGCCCTCCATTCCCCTGGCCCCAGGCTCTCCATTCCCCTGGCCCCAGGCCCTCAGGTCCCCTGGCCCCAGAGCCCTACCTGGTCGATCCAGTCGTTGAAGGCGGACACGCGGGTGAAGACGGTGGGCTTCTTCTCGTAGTTGCAGCCCAGGCCGGAGACGAAGCTGGCGATGCCGTGGACCTCCCAGGTGCCCACATCATTCCTGCAGTTCAGGGGTCCGCCGGAGTCACCCTGAGGGGAGGAAAGAGGGCATAGCACAGGGTGCACTGGGAGAACCTGCTTAATGTACTCTACCTATATCtacatattattgttattattgttattattatcattattattattattattattgttatgagAAAAATGCACTGCACATATGTCTatatatgatgatgatgatgatgattattattattattattattaattattattattattattagaaaaccattattaaaatgaacaaattcatcAAGCTGGGATCCTCCCctcatgcatattcacattATTTCCTGCCGCCCTCACTTACGTTGCAGCCGCCGACGACGCCGTCGCCTCCGGCGCAGACCATGGAGGTCCTGAGGGCGAAGCCCCACCAGTCAGGCTTGGAGCAGGTGGCGTGGTCCACCGCGGGCATCAGAGCCTGCTGCAGGTTGTCAGCAATGGGGCCGttggctgaaacacacacacacacacacacacacacacacacacgtgtgagtGATGCAGTGAGGTTACCCTGCTAAAtaaccctccaccctcctcttcctctacaGTCAATTAAGCTTCATCACATATACATAACTGGAACTGACACAATCGTGATCTGAACTCATCCGTAAGCCAAGTGACTTCATTTTATGCACCACTCAATAGCATTCCATTATAGCACTCTCACTGGACAATTTCACAGGAGAAATTAGCCAGTCAGAATGTGAGATTGGAGCAAAGCACGCATGGGATTGGTGGTGGGCGCTCACTGTAAAGCCTGCCCCAGCCGGTGATGTAGCAGGGGTAGTTGTTGGGCAGGAGGGTTCCGGGGGCGGGGAGGCAGGCCAGCTGGACCTGGTCGCTCAGGGCCACGTGCTCAGACAGCTTGATCAAGGCCACGTCATTGCTGGTCACAAGGAAGAGGGAGACAAGGCGATTGGTTGAAATGCTACAGTGGAATATGATAGGTGGAGGTCACCATGCTAGTAGAATATTATTGGTGGAGGTGGCCGTGCTCCTTTAGCCCGCCTCATTGGAGTATTACCCGAGGGCAACGAAAATAGGGTTCCACTTCTCGTGGACGATCAGGAGCTCGGGGGTGATGGCGTTGGAGCCGGGCTCGTCCAGGAGCAGGTTGTGCTTGCCGACGAACACCCTGTAGGTCAGGTCGGTGCTGCGGGGTGAGAGGTCAAAAGggcaaaggtcaaagggcacCTATGCAAGTCTATGATTTTTTCAAGATGCAGTTCTCCCGTTTTtcgtacaaaaaaaacatttcaaggcaatattttatgttgaatttgtcaaaataaataaaaaacaatcaaaattaaaaaaacaatgttggtTTATCGTctcattttttctattttttgaaaGCATGAATTTAGTGATCTGGGTTTACAGATTTAGGCATGGTATGGTGCTCTACTCAACTTTGCATCTATAAGGGATTCTGgtaaattaatgttaaaaaaagatcatgcaaaaaagaaagaaaaaaacaatttaaccaCCTAATAATATGTAACAACACAGGACATGCTGACCACAGAACAGATGAAAATAATATAGCTTTAAGGACAGTAGTATGTCCTCATACTTGATACAATGGGCAGCGGTCATGACCCAGCTGGTGGCAATGAGAGATCCTCCACAGGTGTGTCtccactctccatctctcaggTACTGAAGAGAGATctagacacacaggcacagggtgttaattaataataataatactaataataatatgtggagggggtggtgtggttGGGGCACCATCTGCAGGAGGAAAGGGAGCGGTTTAGCCGGTTCTGCAACCCTGGCTGTCTGCAATCACGTTTGATCGGTAATTGTTTATATGCTCAGCCTGCAGTGAGGCCGGGGCGCTGGAATAAGAGACGCACAGGGGAGCGATGTACTGCGCAATTCCCCTTCCTtatcgtgtgtgttttgttttgtttgtgtaccgGCGTCCATGTAACCAGCGCACAATAAAACCTGAATGCGTCCCAAAACTgaggattgtgtggtttgtggggaaagaactgcaaaacctgttacataataataataataataataataataataataataatggttttTAGGTGACATGGCTACAACTGGTTATGATTACACCCTCATGAGCTAACATTTAACACCAATGAAATAGAAAccagtttaaatgtattttttaaaatgtcttcaatatgatttatttatgatgTGTTGCAAGTGTTTCTGGGACGGAGGGACGAGTCTCGCACCTGCCAGGGCCAGCTGTGGGGAAGGGCGTCCACTCCATTCACCACACGGGGGGTGTTCAGTGGCTCGATGGCAGGGGTGCCACACCCGTAGGCTGGAGAAACACAGAGGCATTGTGGGTTAACAGGAGAAGGCCCAGTGTCGATGTAGGATTCAGCTCTAGCCCAGAATAACAGCTGATCACTCTACTTTTacattactttactttactgCCATTCAACAGACAATATTAcacagagcaacttacaatgcAAACTCAAGCGCAAAGATCTGATCACCTAATCTACTATCTAAGATATCAAATATAGTTTTCAGCAAAGGCATTCATTAGTTGGATCAGGACTTTTTACAGCTGAACACCGGCACCTACGGCAGCTTTTCTTGTGGAAAATTGCACATCCCTGGCCAACGCTATTAGAATGGCTAAACAGGACACACCacagagagagctagagagagaaagagatagagaaagagagagagagagagagagagagaagagagagagagagagagagagaggctcttaCCGCTAGCGAAGAGGATGGAAGCCAACACGAAGGGAATCATCTTGATGCCTTGCTGCTACTGACTGTCTATCTGAATCCACCTACTTTTAAACAGGTCTCCTTTCTTCAACCGGGGGTGTGGTCTGTTAAGAGCAGGGAGTTTCATTGGCCAGTAAGTGACAAGGTCACAGAACCAGGGGTGGAGAGTCAGCGGAACACTAATCCCTGCTACTGTGTGGCCCAGGTGTGTTACGGAGGTGCGTTCTCACGTCCTTCACACCCCACACATGTACCTGTCCTCACAGGTACGCAGGTGCCCAGGTCCCAGGGCCAGTTACGGTGGCCTTGCTGGGTCGCGGAGTCCCGCAGGTGTCATGGTGGGTGCGCGTGATTTCATGTCCTCAGATCCAGTATCTTTCACAGTAACTCCACAGATCGGGATCCAGAATggcttcctccatctctctcctgtGAACCAATTTCGGTCTCGCGGAGTTTCGATTCAGCATCACCATTTTGCAAACCTGCATTTCCATGGTCAGCCACTGATGGCGCCATTCACCAACTATTAAGCATTCTCTTAACAGCAGATTCTCATCTCGCCTGCCTCATCTCTGCTGGCCGCTAGCAGGCTGCTGTAGACATCTGTTGTGCCTTTGCCTCTATCTCAGAACAAGTTTCCAGGTTGATTGGAGTGGGCATGTGCAATGAGCATGCCCAAACTATCTGCCTGACCGAAAATGCCTGAAAATGAAGTTGTTGAAATACACTAATCAATAAATGGGATTGgggtgggacacacacacacatacatatacaatatatatatatattatattatatatatatatgtattatgtatgttgtgtgtgtgtgtgtgtgtgtgtgtgcgtgtaaaatAAACCCCGGATGCTTGGGTGAGAATGCGGTCCCCTGCAAGCAGAGTGACGCTGCTAATTTCAATGGATCGGGAGAAAACGGGCCGAGTAATGCCTTCTGTACAGAGGAAATGGCCGTTTTAACGGAAAACAACACAGTGGATTTAAATTAAAACCGAGGAGCCTCTGACACTGATCCATACGAACAGCTTACGTGATGTGCAGCACCCTGCCGTTATAAAATCGATGGCAAATCCAGGACCAAGATCGCTATTCATCAAATATTGGATTTgtcaggatgaaaaaaaaaaaaaatgaaaaatgaaagggcACTGCAGTGGAAAACTGGATCGCACCAGCCACAGGCTTGTTAGTGAGCGAGCGGAACCATCTGGCAGAAAATGGACTTCTGACAGaggagagaacaaaaaaaaaagggccaatGATCTAATGATCTCCACTGCCCAGCCCTGTCTTTTTCAATAAACAATATCATAAGCAACGGTGTAGTGTAGCGATTACATGGCGGGGCTTGtaaagaggttgcaggtttgactcctaGCTGGGACACTGCCAGTGTGCCAAGGTACTCAAGGACAGTATTTTTGTCTGAACGTATTCgttcaatattaaaattcagctaAATATACCCAGAATGAGTAGGTATGCAGAGTGCTAGATGTGGAAATGCTCATCTTGTAGACTGTTGGTGAATGTTTAATGAATGGAACAGGCTTCAACGGGGCGGGCAATAATTTGAATAAGCCAATCTGGCGACTATAGAGGGGCCACATGAGGCACAGTTAATGACTGAAAGCCTacagatagcaaaaattgtatggtatacatttttaacaagaccaggttaaaacctagtatatggctggacctaacacacgtgatccggccgaccaatggtgtgacttcataactcggccgaccaatggtgtaacttcatcactcactcagtcagtcacaggcattcacatttgtagggctggccccgctgttgcggtccagccaacaATGGATTCATATTGTGAGACTGGCAAAGTGTGAAATTCCTCTGACCTTCACAAGATAGGCTCTTCTCACAAAATCTAGGAGCCACATTCGAAATTTGGGCATATATGGGTTATGCTATGGGCCTGTTCATCCGAACCAGCATCAAGCCCCAGAACAGAACAAGGACATTCCCCTGGTTCTCCAACCAGCATCTAAACAGTAAGATGTCCAGTGTTGATTCCACTCTAAGAGAGTACATATGGGTCCAACGGTGACATCACATACTCTGtaaagagttgatttaacatactattttactgtgcactACCTTTTACCATGCAGCACTGTGTTtataaattaaagcagttgattctGGGTCTCGTTTGGTTGCCTATTTTAAGGTGTAAAAAATAGAAACCAGTGGTCCCTGTGGCTCCTCCAGGGCCAGAGTTGAGAGGGCCTTCTATCACAGCATGGCCCTTTCAGAGTACCTTTTTGTCATTGTATCTTTAGCGCAGCCTGTCTTGCTAAGTCGGGAGGCAACGCATTTAGTACAGCGTCCTTCCAGTGCCACACTCATCTCATCGATGCTTGAGTTTGCAGTTTGGCTTAAGCGGGCACAGGGACTACTTAGAGAGCCATAATTGGAATAGTTGTTATGGAAACTACTAGCACTTCTAGGTGAGACCTATCATTGAATGAAATGTCACACTCCGGCCCTATGACAACACTGCATATAGCAGGGCATAGGAAGGAGCACAGCCTGTGTGCTAATGCTCACAGTTCCTGCAGAGCAGGGGGTATCACAGTAAATAGCATTAGTCTCTGTATTCTCCATTCCTACCCATCATAACTCAAGAGCAGGCACTTAATTACATATCGATAGGGAATCCAGATAGTAAAGCAGTAGTTTGTGAtagattgtgtttgtgtgtgtgtgtgagagagagagtttgtgtgagagagagagagagagagagagagagagattatatATTACCTATGTGGTAATAAGGAGGATCGGCCTCTGGTTTTCAGTTAATGTAATTGTAATGCCCATTAGATGATTGATTGGTACTGTAATAAAAAGACCTGTCTTCTTGTTCTGTGCTATGATGAGTTGCCTGATTAAATGCAGGTGATTAATTGCTGCAGGGGATAAATGCACAACTGGAACTGTAATTGTGTCACAGGGTCAgtgagtgtttgcatgtgagtgtgtgagcgagtgtgagtgtgtgtgtacatgtgtatgtctgtgttagtgcccgtgtgtgtgtgtgtgagacagtgcgtgtgcgtgtgttcgtgtgtgtgagtgggagtatgtgtgtacatgtgtatatgtgtttgtgtgtgtgggtgcatgtgtgtgtttgtgtgtgctgggaAGGGGGCAGCTGTCGCTGTTCCTGCAGGCATCACAGAGGCCTTCACATACAATGACCTGCATGATAACGACCCGCTCTCAGTGTCGCAGTCTGCTTTCACCAAACTCCTAACAAGAGCAGAGCGTGCTCGTACTGTGAATAATAGAATAATAGACCACTGAACAGGATGAAGCAATGAAAATCTCACAGGTCATCACATTGGGTAGAGAATGGAAGGGactgtgtagccaatcagatgtgggggttgggggggggataggggcCAGAACACAGGCCGGATAATGTGATTTACTCAAGTAGGGCATGTTCCTTGATCAATATCACTTGTTGTTCCTGGAACAACATTCCTACTAACCAATCATTGCCCGCTGATGTCATCAGAGATGTGCCGAACAACCGCCCGCTCCTGAGCCATTTCAATATTTCCTCCAAAACACTTCAGGTTTTTTTCACCATAGCTCTGTATTACTGTTtgcaaaatgtaacaaaatcatagatttagagaaaatattttactggaaCCTTATTTCCATCATTCATACTGTATCTATGAGCACTATCAATGGCTTGTATTTGTAGCTGAGGTAGTTCAGTGCCTAGCTGAGCtaagatagctagctagtttctAGACCTTTACTGCTAACACTAAAAGgttcacaaattaatttgtaactAACAAGTAATTAAGCATTAATTAATCACGTGTTAACTAATTAATTACAGTACTAAATAGCATTTAGTTGAATTACTagtaaacattttcattactaCAAAATATACTCAGTATCACGATTGCAATGCCAGTCGTAATCCAGGATAAAAATCAAAGTGTTAATTCTGGAAATATGTGCTAATGTTGATCCAGGATCATCATCATTTCCATTCTGGAAATAGATTGGATGGACAAGGTACATTTTTATCCTGAATATATTTCCCATTGTTCATTCAGGATGATTATCATTGTGTTGATCCTAGGTAGACTTGTTAATGTAGATCTGGGGTCGTCATCACATTGTGATATTCGAATAGATTTGATAATGTTGACCCAGGATGATCATCACCATGCCGATCCAGGACAGATTTGCTAATGTTGATCCAGGATGGTCATTTACCATTTTCAtggataaaaaagaaaataaaaaacccaatTTGTCACAAATATtgtgtttaaattaaaacatctgGGTATGGGTTTTACGTTATTAATTGTTTAtaatttggaatttaaaaacaaatgtgacatGACAGAAAAGTAGGGCATTCTGCAAAATGTTTACATGGCTCAGGGGCTGGCTGTTTGGCACacactgatgacatcagaggGCAATGATTGGTTAATAGGAATGTTGTTCCGGGACCAACAATGGTGAAGTTGATCCAGAAGCATATCCTGCTCGCCTAAATCACATCGTGGGCATTGTAAACCTGGCCTATCTCTACTTTTTCAAAAAGGCCCCAGtgtctttaaaacaaaagataaataaagaaTGACAATATGAGTATATGAACAGGACGAATGGTTATAACATTATATTATGGTGAGATGGTGTTTGCTCcaactataaaaacaaaacaaaatgaaatcgCGTATGAAAGGTGATTACTAGCTTTTATtcccagattttatttatttatgggtgATGTGTAGCATGTCATTCCTTACTTTATTTTGacctctttttatttatttttgttttgtttactttcaGTGTTTATAAGCATAGTAAAAATCAGACAAAAGCCTACAACTCACATTGTCTATGCTGTTTCACCTTTAACCACTAGCTGGCAGTGTTTCAACTCTGTGGGCAAAGGATGTAATAATCACACTCTGGGGAAAACTGTCATCTTTACATCATTAATTATATCTCTCCAGTCATTTCGACCTTGCAGTAAGATcagtgaacacaaaaaaaaaaactgatctgaTCTTTTATTCTCAATggtctgtttgtttgtaatttgtaatttacCATTCAGCAACTAAGTATATGTTGCCATTAATCAATATAGGCTTACTGTAATTTAAAGTGCTTGACCTTTTCGAGTAGAATATTTATTTCCTGCAgaacattttccaaattttaTGAGCTAGCGTGGTGCATCAGTTTGTGTGTTCTTAAGGATTGAAATTTCTTTCGTCATAACCCCACTGTTTTTGAGGGACATTTAGGGGTGGAGCCAGTGAATAAGACATCCAAAAATCATGGTACGTCACAGGAGGTCATCACAGGAACAGTGCTGTTCCACAGTCATGGTGGAATAACACTGGAAAGGTGAAATTTGCCATTCATCcgggggtgggtggttggggaAGGGtcagcaggacagcaggggtGCACTGGATGTGCCACAACCATTAGCTGAAGAAACAGGGGTGAATTAAGGCAAATCAGGTTAACATGGCAAACAGCTGCACAGTGTAgtgcttccacacacacatttctcttttgtggagtctctctctctctctctctctctctctctctctctctctctttctatctctcagtctcagtctctgtctctctctctctttcccctccatATGCAGAGGCTAATTACAGTACGCCCATTCTGCCATTAGCCGCTCTCCCCACGCTGGGACTCTGGATTGATTGTATTGCCGTTCAAGGGAAGCAGATGTAATCTTCCACAGCCGCTGGGAGCTGGCGGCTGGGGAATCCAGTCCTGCTTAATGAACTCCTGAGTGCAAACTGTTGTCAGGAGGAAGATCCAGAGGCATACATCCACCGTGGCCGTAAGTGCCTTTCAAAATGAAGGAAGCCAAGCTTTGAGCACCCCCTTCTGTGTTGGCCTATGTTGAGTAAGCTGAGCTGCTAGAGCCGTTGGTTCAGAGAGTGGCTCATAAGAAAACACATGGTGTTCAGAGCTTTTTCATCCAGAATGAATGCCCTGCGCAGAGATGCCTTTTTcgttttgcatttctttttaatttgaaCAATGGATGCAATTTGATgcgttaaaggcatactattcAGGTTTTTTGTGGATCTTctagactctgtgtttgtagtcAAAGaattctcctcctctgtcctcaaccccacccacacctccattGAGGAAACACCCTCAAGCCcaacaagcaaaatgtcaagtgaagaggtgaggtggtcagagatattgaaaatcactttttatttattaacataaATGATTCTGTATAGATGTGTTCTAAAGATCTGAAGACTGAGTGCACCCCTTAGTGTGTGAGAACATTGCATGGTAGCTACTCCGTAatgcagctattttgtgtttttcctcgtTCAGTATTTAGCTATTCATTTAGTTAAACTGGGACGTAAACATGGAATCGTGTGTAGAATAAGTGACATTAGCAGGTCATAGGTACATTATTGCTCCATAATACACTTGTAAAGTGAATGAATTTTTCATGAAGTTACCTGTATCCTATTAAAATATTAGCCTctgtattttctgaaatacaacataatatgtatatgttcatggctatggataactggtaCTTCATGGGAATTGTAGCTACCTTATCTGACCGGTGTTCTGTAGTTGCAACATCCTTCAGATTGCAGTTATTGtgcgtcactttggataaagcCATGGCCAAatacaatgtaatgcaatattacatttttatattcctgAGGTATAGAGGtagaaaaaatgattgaaataaatgcaggtgaactaCCAATGCCTAGGCAGTTAAGTTGCGTTTTATAATCAGTGAACCCTGATGAGTCTTTGTTTGcagctttgttagtgaagttggctatacttagctagatagcatgcaCACTGTAGCATGCATACTGTATCATTTCAGTTCCCAGTTGAAATAAATGATGGTCAATTATCAAGCTAGCTAAGGcgcaactataaacagtaatAGCAGTTCCCATAGGGGGGAAGATATCTTGATGTGAGAACAGAATTTGATACAAAAACTCCCCAGCCTTCAGGCATCTAGCTGCCTAAcataaatagctagctagaAGTAATGTTACTTATAGGTCCAACAGAATACAGGCCTTCACTTCTCATCTCCCTGGCGAACCTCAGCTGATGCTACCaaagaaaagcaattccaaggttgactccagtttttgaacgagccctgtcagcttgtcttttttgctttactgtatctaggcttcttagcatcCGACATGGCAGCAGCTAACAAGCAACAAACACTTATGGAATCTGATTCCAAACCAAGactctgtagccacgcccactcctCCCCACCCAGAGTGCCACGCCCAGTAAGGTCTCAAACacagaataacaaaaacatgtaaaagCTGCATTAgcatcattattttataatattttcaagtaaaacaTCCTGCATTGTCTGCCTTTAAGTCATTGAGTCCtatttgattgctttttttttttttactgtttggaCTCTGGAGTGACTAGAATTTCAACCATCCTGCCATTCCAACCAGCAGGTGGCACTATTAGTGCTTCTGACAAAATTGTGGTGCCTACAAGCATGAGATATTCCAGACACATGAATCTGTCACGAACGAGAACTAgtaatctggaaaaaaaaaaaacaaggacaaaaagCAGCAACAGATGAACGGATGTTCAGATCTTGTGAGTATTTATTACATCCCTTTTCTACTTTGAGCTGTTCAGGTGGGTTATCCTTCGCATAACAGTGTTGGAAATGGATCAGTGATGACAGAGATACAGTTGGCTGCAGTTCAGCACTGGAGGGAAGGGACAGTGTAACAGGCTCATAAACCCAGTCCTCATACACATACAAGCGGGAGGGGCAGGGCGTGTTGGGCGAAAGTGGAAAAAAAGCTCAGGGCGACTCAATATTTAATGGCGCAGCTGCTAAAAGGCTGAAGAGATGTGGGAGTTGTCAGCTGTGCACTGTAAGGTGGTCCTTGTGCAAATGCTCAGCTCACAATTCTTTACGTTGAAATACACTTCTCCATATTTTTACAGCCAAGACATTACATTTCCGGTGcccttttgaaaatgcattaagcTGCCTGACCAGAGATGATTGCCGTGGCAATGGAGGTTCTGTATTGCAATATATCACCAGATACAATTCTTGCCAAATGGAACATCTTGTagttaattatatatttagccGGAGAATTTTATGATCCAAATTTTTTTGCTACATTTATCCTCGATAACCCAACATGAATCACAGCTGCAGACTGTTCCTGCGCTCCtatctgaaatgttttactgtggtctGATCTACGAgagaaccagtgttggtgttaACATGGCTAATTAGGTCACTGGGCCAGGTGATTGATGGACACTAAAACCAGCACACGTACCAACCCTACCAAAAATGGAACTGCCCACGCCTGTCTGAGAGTCTTTGCCGAAATGAACCATGAATCACTCCTCCAGGGAAGGTGGGGTAGAACTTTACTTTCCTGCTGGTGTGTGATGGTGCATCTCTCCTGGTCCGATGCGTTTTTGTATGTCCTGTGCAGGAGATGTGGAATGAATTATTAACTGTGGACGTACCATGGGGATGATGCTGAATTGTGCATGTGCTGACCAAGTCGGGCCTGCTCTAAATTCCACAGCAGTGACCTAGTTTGGTGCGACCTGGCACTGGCTGAGTAACGTATGTCCGAATGTCTGTTTTTCCTGCTGTTTTTGTGCGCTACTCCATCCAGTGTCTCAGAAATGTTGTCCTTATAAATATCTCCAAATGATTGCTGCTTGTCTGGAGCTCACTGGGGTGTGGCAGTGCTCTGTTTAAAATTTATAGGTTGTGTCTCCGCATGGCCTTGGCTGCTGTCTGGACCTCATTCATGCAGACTGTGATGTTGTGGTTTATGACCAGAAAACTGTGCAATATAACCAAGCTGTGCATTTTCACTAGGTTGTGCATTATAACCAAGCTGTCCATTTTAACTTGGTTGTGCATTATAACCAGGCTGTGCCCTATGACTAGTTTGTGTATTATAACAATGTTTTGCACTGTAACCAGGCTGTGCATTTTAACCAGGTTGTGCATAATAACCAGGCTGTCCATTATAACCAGCCCAGGCTATGCAC contains:
- the ela3l gene encoding elastase 3 like → MIPFVLASILFASAYGCGTPAIEPLNTPRVVNGVDALPHSWPWQISLQYLRDGEWRHTCGGSLIATSWVMTAAHCINTDLTYRVFVGKHNLLLDEPGSNAITPELLIVHEKWNPIFVALGNDVALIKLSEHVALSDQVQLACLPAPGTLLPNNYPCYITGWGRLYTNGPIADNLQQALMPAVDHATCSKPDWWGFALRTSMVCAGGDGVVGGCNGDSGGPLNCRNDVGTWEVHGIASFVSGLGCNYEKKPTVFTRVSAFNDWIDQAMMNN